Proteins from a genomic interval of Streptomyces sp. Tu6071:
- a CDS encoding ABC transporter ATP-binding protein: protein MTTQPAGTTDNEPAKTGSTTTDVTNPDATKANTAKAGTGEVTAARSGTAPRAFLEVRDLRVQFPTDDGLVKSVDGLSFTLEKGKTLGIVGESGSGKSVTSLGIMGLHTTGQYGKRKPRISGEIWLDGEELLTADPDRVRALRGRDMAMIFQDPLSSLHPYYTVGKQIVEAYRIHHDVDKKTARKRAVEMLDRVGIPQPDKRVDSYAHEFSGGMRQRVMIAMALVNNPELLIADEPTTALDVTVQAQILDLIRDLQKEFGSAVIIITHDLGVVAELSDDILVMYGGRCVERGPVDEVFYAPRHPYTWGLLGSMPRIDREETERLIPVKGSPPSLINIPDGCAFNPRCPYADLPKDNLTRTVRPELAQVGDAHWAACHLSKEQRERIWTEEIAPKL from the coding sequence ATGACGACCCAGCCCGCCGGCACCACGGACAACGAGCCCGCGAAGACCGGCAGCACGACAACCGACGTCACCAATCCCGACGCGACGAAGGCGAACACCGCCAAGGCCGGCACCGGCGAGGTCACCGCCGCGCGGAGCGGCACCGCACCCCGCGCCTTCCTCGAAGTCCGGGACCTGCGCGTCCAGTTCCCCACCGACGACGGCCTCGTCAAGTCCGTCGACGGTCTCAGCTTCACGCTGGAGAAGGGCAAGACGCTCGGCATCGTCGGCGAGTCCGGCTCCGGCAAGTCCGTCACCTCGCTCGGCATCATGGGCCTGCACACCACCGGCCAGTACGGCAAGCGCAAGCCCCGTATCTCCGGCGAGATCTGGCTCGACGGCGAGGAACTGCTCACCGCGGACCCCGACCGGGTCCGGGCGCTGCGCGGCCGCGACATGGCGATGATCTTCCAGGACCCGCTGTCCTCGCTGCACCCGTACTACACGGTCGGCAAGCAGATCGTCGAGGCGTACCGCATCCACCACGACGTGGACAAGAAGACCGCGCGCAAGCGGGCCGTCGAGATGCTCGACCGCGTCGGCATCCCGCAGCCCGACAAGCGCGTCGACTCCTACGCGCACGAGTTCTCCGGCGGCATGCGCCAGCGCGTCATGATCGCCATGGCGCTCGTCAACAACCCCGAACTCCTCATCGCCGACGAGCCGACCACCGCGCTCGACGTGACGGTCCAGGCACAGATCCTCGACCTTATCCGCGACCTCCAGAAGGAGTTCGGCTCCGCCGTCATCATCATCACGCACGACCTCGGCGTCGTCGCCGAACTCTCCGACGACATCCTGGTCATGTACGGCGGGCGCTGCGTCGAGCGCGGTCCCGTGGACGAGGTCTTCTACGCGCCCCGCCACCCCTACACGTGGGGCCTGCTCGGCTCGATGCCGCGCATCGACCGCGAGGAGACCGAGCGGCTCATCCCCGTGAAGGGCTCCCCGCCCTCGCTCATCAACATCCCCGACGGCTGCGCCTTCAACCCGCGCTGCCCGTACGCGGACCTCCCCAAGGACAACCTGACCCGCACCGTACGGCCCGAGCTGGCCCAGGTCGGCGACGCCCACTGGGCCGCCTGCCACCTCAGCAAGGAGCAGCGCGAGCGGATCTGGACCGAAGAGATTGCGCCGAAGCTGTGA
- a CDS encoding ABC transporter permease, which produces MLAYLIRRLFAVVVMLVVIMLVVFGIFFLIPKWTGVDPATMYVGKQSDQAALDAVREKLQLDQPIFVQIWDFFKGIVAGRTYSGGGEVTHCAAPCFGYSFRSEQAIWPQLTDRLPVTVSLAVGAAVLWVVFGVAAGVLSALKRGSVWDRGAMLVALSGVSLPIYFTGMLAAAIFHFGLGWFDPKYVPIEESVTGWASGLILPWVTLAFLYAAMYARITRATMLDVLGEDYIRTARAKGLTETKVIGKHAMRSTMTPILTMLGMDLGAMIGGAILTETTYSLPGLGQAVLKAINERDLPVITGVVLITSLAVILANLLVDLLYAAIDPRVRLA; this is translated from the coding sequence GTGCTCGCATACCTCATCAGGCGGCTGTTCGCCGTCGTCGTGATGCTGGTGGTCATCATGTTGGTGGTCTTCGGCATCTTCTTCCTCATACCGAAGTGGACCGGAGTCGACCCCGCGACGATGTACGTGGGCAAGCAGTCCGACCAGGCGGCGCTCGACGCCGTCCGGGAGAAGCTGCAACTCGACCAGCCGATCTTCGTCCAGATCTGGGACTTCTTCAAAGGCATCGTCGCCGGCCGCACCTACTCCGGTGGCGGCGAGGTGACGCACTGCGCGGCCCCGTGCTTCGGCTACTCCTTCCGCAGCGAGCAGGCCATCTGGCCGCAGCTCACCGACCGGCTCCCCGTCACGGTCTCCCTCGCCGTCGGCGCGGCCGTGCTGTGGGTCGTCTTCGGCGTCGCCGCCGGTGTCCTCTCCGCGCTCAAGCGCGGCTCGGTCTGGGACCGCGGCGCGATGCTCGTCGCCCTCTCCGGCGTCTCGCTGCCCATCTACTTCACCGGCATGCTCGCCGCCGCGATCTTCCACTTCGGCCTCGGCTGGTTCGATCCCAAGTACGTGCCCATCGAGGAGAGCGTCACGGGCTGGGCCAGCGGGCTGATCCTGCCCTGGGTCACCCTCGCCTTCCTCTATGCGGCGATGTACGCCCGCATCACCCGGGCCACGATGCTCGACGTGCTCGGCGAGGACTACATCCGCACCGCCCGCGCGAAGGGCCTCACGGAGACCAAGGTCATCGGCAAGCACGCGATGCGCTCCACGATGACCCCGATCCTCACCATGCTCGGCATGGACCTCGGCGCCATGATCGGTGGCGCGATCCTCACCGAGACCACCTACAGCCTCCCCGGGCTCGGCCAGGCCGTGCTCAAGGCGATCAACGAGCGCGACCTCCCGGTCATCACCGGCGTCGTCCTCATCACCTCGCTCGCCGTCATCCTCGCCAACCTCCTGGTGGATCTCCTGTACGCCGCGATCGACCCCCGAGTGAGGCTCGCATGA
- a CDS encoding ABC transporter substrate-binding protein, which translates to MKTHSTGRRKQALAATAAIAALLSVAACGGGDSDDGNGSGGNGGAKAAGFDAANNKVANASTKKGGTLKFASVQDADSWDTTRGYYGMAWNFMRYYSRQLVTNAAEPGAKGAGVVPDLAKDKAEISSDGKTYTYHLREGVTWEDGKPITSQDVKYGIERQWAQDVLSGGPVYIKNVLDPDGKYKGPYKDTSKEGLKVIQTPDDQTIVFKLPKRNSDFEEMLAMTSSSPVRKDKDTKSKYGLHPFSSGPYKFQSYKPAKSLTLVRNTEWKQASDPVRKALPDKITITFFTNADDMDNRLLNGEFDLDLNQTGLSPQGRTKALREHKGNIDNPVSGYIRYAVFPQSVKPFDNIHCRKAVLYGADHKSLQTARGGPQAGGDIGTNMLPPSVPGSEGQKYDPYGMAANDGAPNTAKAKEELKACGKPSGFKTTIAVRNNKPVEVATATSLQASLKKIGIQADIDQYDGAQTAGIIGNPKVVKSKNYGIIIMGWGPDFPSVQGYGQPLWDSRFTLDNGNNNYALIDDKAINGDFDKFNNELDKTKKEQLATDINHKVMEGGYYLPFVFEKFINFRSSRLTNVYSTNGYSGMYDFVNLGVK; encoded by the coding sequence GTGAAGACCCACTCGACCGGGCGGCGCAAGCAGGCCCTCGCGGCGACCGCGGCGATCGCGGCACTGCTGTCCGTCGCCGCCTGCGGCGGAGGCGACTCCGACGACGGCAACGGCAGCGGTGGCAACGGCGGTGCCAAGGCGGCCGGCTTCGACGCGGCCAACAACAAGGTCGCCAACGCGTCCACCAAGAAGGGCGGCACCCTCAAGTTCGCGTCCGTGCAGGACGCCGACTCCTGGGACACCACGCGTGGTTACTACGGCATGGCGTGGAACTTCATGCGCTACTACAGCCGTCAGCTCGTGACGAACGCGGCCGAGCCCGGCGCCAAGGGTGCCGGAGTGGTCCCCGACCTCGCCAAGGACAAGGCCGAGATCTCCTCGGACGGCAAGACCTACACGTACCACCTGCGCGAGGGTGTCACGTGGGAGGACGGCAAGCCGATCACCTCGCAGGACGTCAAGTACGGCATCGAGCGCCAGTGGGCGCAGGACGTCCTCTCCGGCGGCCCCGTCTACATCAAGAACGTCCTCGACCCGGACGGCAAGTACAAGGGCCCGTACAAGGACACGTCCAAGGAGGGCCTGAAGGTCATCCAGACGCCGGACGACCAGACCATCGTCTTCAAGCTCCCGAAGCGGAACTCCGACTTCGAGGAAATGCTCGCGATGACGTCGTCCTCGCCGGTGCGCAAGGACAAGGACACCAAGTCCAAGTACGGTCTGCACCCCTTCTCCTCGGGCCCGTACAAGTTCCAGTCGTACAAGCCCGCCAAGTCGCTGACCCTCGTGCGCAACACCGAGTGGAAGCAGGCTTCGGACCCGGTCCGCAAGGCGCTCCCGGACAAGATCACGATCACGTTCTTCACCAACGCGGACGACATGGACAACCGTCTGCTCAACGGTGAGTTCGACCTCGACCTGAACCAGACGGGTCTCTCCCCGCAGGGCCGCACCAAGGCCCTCAGGGAGCACAAGGGCAACATCGACAACCCCGTCTCGGGCTACATCCGCTACGCGGTCTTCCCGCAGAGCGTGAAGCCCTTCGACAACATCCACTGCCGCAAGGCGGTCCTCTACGGCGCCGACCACAAGTCGCTCCAGACGGCGCGTGGCGGCCCGCAGGCCGGTGGCGACATCGGTACCAACATGCTGCCGCCGTCGGTGCCCGGCTCCGAGGGCCAGAAGTACGACCCGTACGGCATGGCCGCCAACGACGGCGCGCCGAACACCGCCAAGGCCAAGGAAGAGCTGAAGGCCTGCGGCAAGCCGAGCGGCTTCAAGACCACCATCGCGGTGCGCAACAACAAGCCGGTCGAGGTCGCCACCGCCACCTCGCTCCAGGCCTCGCTGAAGAAGATCGGCATCCAGGCCGACATCGACCAGTACGACGGCGCGCAGACCGCGGGGATCATCGGTAACCCGAAGGTCGTCAAGTCGAAGAACTACGGCATCATCATCATGGGTTGGGGCCCCGACTTCCCGTCGGTCCAGGGCTACGGCCAGCCGCTGTGGGACTCGCGCTTCACGCTGGACAACGGCAACAACAACTACGCCCTGATCGACGACAAGGCGATCAACGGCGACTTCGACAAGTTCAACAACGAGCTGGACAAGACGAAGAAGGAGCAGCTCGCCACCGACATCAACCACAAGGTGATGGAGGGCGGCTACTACCTCCCGTTCGTCTTCGAGAAGTTCATCAACTTCCGCTCCTCGCGGCTGACCAACGTCTACAGCACGAACGGCTACTCGGGCATGTACGACTTCGTCAACCTGGGCGTCAAGTAA
- a CDS encoding ABC transporter permease — protein sequence MTAPLHEPAEMAPSAADLKAGMPKEKVQGRSLGRIAWERLKRDKLALGGGVIVAVLVLVAVFAPLIAHLYGQDPDSYHENLIDPLFSTPKGSLGGASGDHWLGVEPVNGRDIFARILYGARISLLVGFLSALVAVALGTVLGVLAGYFGGWVDALISRVMDALLSFPQLLFIIALVSVMPNEMLGMSGTSVRVFVMILVIGFFGWPNVGRVVRAQTLSLREREYVEAATSLGAGKSHIIFKELMPNLVAPIIVYTTMMIPTNILNEAALSFLGVGVKPPSSSWGQMLSSALSYYETDPMYMVVPGVAIFVTVLSFNLLGDGVRDALDPRGSR from the coding sequence ATGACGGCACCACTGCATGAGCCGGCGGAGATGGCACCCTCGGCCGCCGATCTCAAGGCCGGCATGCCCAAGGAGAAAGTGCAGGGACGCTCTCTCGGCAGAATCGCCTGGGAGCGCCTCAAGCGCGACAAACTCGCCCTGGGCGGCGGGGTGATCGTCGCCGTACTGGTCCTCGTGGCCGTCTTCGCGCCGCTCATCGCGCACCTGTACGGCCAGGACCCCGACTCGTACCACGAGAACCTCATCGACCCGCTGTTCTCGACCCCCAAGGGCTCCCTCGGCGGGGCGAGCGGTGACCACTGGCTCGGGGTCGAACCGGTCAACGGCCGGGACATCTTCGCGCGCATCCTCTACGGCGCGCGGATCTCGCTCCTCGTCGGCTTCCTCTCCGCCCTCGTCGCCGTCGCCCTCGGCACCGTCCTCGGTGTCCTCGCCGGCTACTTCGGCGGCTGGGTCGACGCGCTCATCAGCCGCGTGATGGACGCGCTGCTCTCGTTCCCGCAGCTCCTCTTCATCATCGCGCTGGTCTCGGTCATGCCCAACGAGATGCTGGGGATGTCCGGTACGAGCGTCCGCGTCTTCGTGATGATCCTCGTCATCGGCTTCTTCGGCTGGCCCAACGTCGGTCGCGTCGTGCGCGCCCAGACGCTGAGCCTGCGCGAGCGCGAGTACGTCGAGGCCGCGACGAGCCTCGGAGCGGGCAAGAGCCACATCATCTTCAAGGAACTGATGCCCAATCTCGTGGCGCCGATCATCGTCTACACGACGATGATGATCCCCACGAACATCCTCAACGAGGCCGCGCTGAGCTTCCTCGGGGTCGGCGTGAAGCCGCCGTCGTCCTCCTGGGGGCAGATGCTCTCCAGCGCGCTCAGCTACTACGAGACCGACCCGATGTACATGGTCGTGCCGGGTGTGGCGATCTTCGTGACCGTCCTCTCCTTCAATCTCCTCGGCGACGGCGTGCGGGACGCGCTGGACCCCCGGGGCTCCCGCTAA
- a CDS encoding enhanced serine sensitivity protein SseB C-terminal domain-containing protein, which yields MSASGTAAGGEIPGRTRPGTGEYLEEALRQVVPGRFDSYEALLHALATSSVHMLLFSGTPGSPEARYSSMDVAGHSYAPCVTSPGELAVSGWSRAQVLERGEAVAAALYPSRRGLWLNPHAPGGGVGIPWADLRRVALGPATQPAGPLRLAEPTIELPQFYALLAQQAHRTAVVRGLHRAWVQPTAGLPCLTIGLDLYEEGPQSVEAAHTMLRLSSTALPEDLTVMAVSLMDPHDPLAQWLRERTRPFYTREAHAPGQAAGQIPGQGPGQAPGQGYGYPQP from the coding sequence GTGAGTGCGTCGGGCACGGCGGCCGGGGGCGAGATCCCGGGCCGCACGCGGCCGGGGACGGGGGAGTACCTCGAAGAGGCGTTGCGGCAGGTCGTACCCGGCCGCTTCGACTCCTACGAGGCGCTGTTGCACGCCCTCGCCACGAGCAGCGTCCACATGCTGCTCTTCTCCGGCACCCCGGGCTCGCCCGAGGCGCGGTACAGCTCCATGGACGTGGCCGGGCACTCCTACGCGCCCTGCGTCACCTCGCCCGGCGAACTCGCGGTGAGCGGCTGGAGCCGCGCGCAGGTCCTGGAACGGGGCGAGGCGGTGGCCGCCGCCCTCTACCCGTCCCGCCGCGGCCTGTGGCTCAACCCGCACGCGCCCGGCGGCGGCGTCGGCATCCCCTGGGCCGACCTGCGCCGCGTCGCGCTCGGCCCCGCGACGCAGCCGGCCGGCCCGCTGCGGCTCGCCGAACCGACCATCGAACTCCCGCAGTTCTACGCACTCCTCGCCCAGCAGGCGCACCGCACCGCGGTCGTCCGCGGCCTGCACCGCGCCTGGGTCCAGCCGACCGCGGGCCTGCCGTGCCTCACCATCGGCCTCGACCTCTACGAGGAGGGCCCGCAGTCCGTCGAGGCCGCGCACACGATGCTCCGCCTCTCCTCGACCGCCCTCCCCGAGGACCTCACGGTCATGGCGGTCTCGCTCATGGACCCGCACGACCCGCTCGCCCAGTGGCTCCGCGAACGGACCCGCCCGTTCTACACGCGGGAGGCCCACGCGCCGGGCCAGGCGGCGGGACAGATCCCCGGGCAGGGCCCCGGCCAGGCTCCTGGCCAGGGGTACGGGTACCCGCAGCCGTAG
- a CDS encoding enhanced serine sensitivity protein SseB, protein MNVPAQTTAETAPYGGWPGNELEQVLVASLGVPGAGGRIVETLGRATIWVPLPKGGGPESMALDLPAVELDGQAYVPVFSSQSQLLGVMGTYTPFAEVAAIDFARGLPAQLGILLNPEGTVTVPLPPPAVAELCRAGRTVLDGPGGGGRVRLREPDWQVDPVDFLSAAAEEFAVTGLVRTARRCLAEVEDQPPSLFVGVELSDPAGGEAVLDALGRALGRAPVAWPVNLILLDVAQDPVADWLRGRVRPFHTAAGY, encoded by the coding sequence ATGAACGTTCCGGCGCAGACGACGGCCGAGACCGCGCCGTACGGCGGATGGCCGGGCAACGAGCTGGAGCAGGTGCTCGTCGCCTCGCTCGGCGTGCCGGGCGCGGGCGGGCGCATCGTCGAGACGCTCGGGCGCGCCACGATATGGGTGCCGCTGCCCAAGGGCGGCGGCCCCGAGAGCATGGCGCTCGACCTCCCGGCGGTCGAGCTGGACGGACAGGCGTACGTGCCGGTCTTCAGCTCCCAGTCGCAACTGCTCGGCGTCATGGGCACGTACACGCCTTTCGCCGAGGTCGCCGCGATCGACTTCGCGCGCGGACTGCCCGCGCAGCTCGGCATCCTCCTCAACCCCGAGGGCACCGTCACCGTGCCCCTGCCGCCGCCCGCCGTCGCCGAACTGTGCCGCGCGGGGCGCACGGTGCTCGACGGGCCGGGCGGCGGCGGCCGGGTGCGGCTGCGCGAACCGGACTGGCAGGTGGACCCGGTGGACTTCCTGAGCGCCGCCGCCGAGGAGTTCGCCGTCACCGGGCTCGTCCGCACCGCCCGCCGCTGCCTCGCGGAGGTCGAGGACCAGCCGCCCTCCCTCTTCGTGGGCGTGGAACTGAGCGACCCGGCGGGCGGCGAGGCGGTGCTCGACGCGCTCGGGCGCGCGCTCGGCCGGGCCCCCGTCGCCTGGCCGGTCAACCTGATCCTCCTCGACGTGGCCCAGGACCCGGTCGCCGACTGGCTGCGGGGCCGGGTGCGCCCCTTCCACACGGCCGCGGGGTACTGA
- a CDS encoding AAA family ATPase, producing the protein MRQQTGTERGDTGTGGRAGAGAGTGARGGAGTGERAEVGAGASAGERGRAGAGGGGGVGSGAAERAEVGARSGARESGGARGAAPYAGDAPAHRAAPRVLDLREGAPYAPRRLRFAEGDLVAVSGLPGSGKSTLLARLAAARTIDSQDTRERWAARLPALPYALYRPLVRLDHYRVLLRAALTTRESLLVHDCGTLPFVRALLALAARRRGTRFHLLFLDVSPPLARAGQRARGREVSRYAFARHRRAAGRLRARAARGLLPRGCAHLVLLDREAAAELAALDFVPPPRPRATPHTTKGPALPAPRGAADG; encoded by the coding sequence ATGCGGCAGCAGACCGGCACGGAGCGTGGCGACACGGGTACGGGGGGACGGGCTGGGGCGGGGGCGGGTACGGGAGCGCGGGGCGGGGCGGGTACGGGGGAGCGGGCCGAGGTGGGCGCGGGGGCGAGTGCGGGGGAGCGCGGCCGTGCGGGCGCGGGCGGTGGCGGGGGAGTGGGCAGTGGTGCGGCGGAGCGGGCCGAGGTGGGCGCGCGTAGTGGTGCGAGGGAGTCCGGCGGTGCGAGGGGCGCGGCACCGTACGCCGGGGACGCGCCCGCGCACCGGGCCGCGCCCCGCGTCCTGGACCTGCGCGAAGGCGCCCCGTACGCCCCCCGGCGGCTACGGTTCGCCGAGGGCGACCTCGTGGCCGTCTCCGGGCTCCCCGGCAGCGGCAAGTCGACGCTCCTGGCCCGCCTCGCCGCCGCCCGCACCATCGACTCGCAGGACACCCGCGAGCGCTGGGCGGCCCGGCTGCCCGCCCTGCCCTACGCCCTCTACCGGCCGCTCGTCCGCCTCGACCACTACCGCGTCCTGCTGCGCGCCGCCCTCACCACGCGCGAGAGCCTCCTCGTGCACGACTGCGGGACGCTGCCCTTCGTCCGGGCCCTGCTCGCCCTCGCCGCCCGCCGCCGCGGCACCCGCTTCCACCTGCTCTTCCTCGACGTCTCCCCGCCGCTCGCCCGCGCCGGTCAGCGCGCCCGCGGACGCGAGGTGAGCCGGTACGCCTTCGCCCGCCACCGCAGGGCCGCGGGCAGGCTGCGCGCACGGGCCGCGCGCGGGCTGCTCCCCCGCGGCTGCGCCCACCTCGTCCTCCTCGACCGCGAGGCCGCGGCGGAACTGGCGGCACTCGACTTCGTACCCCCGCCGCGACCCCGGGCGACACCGCACACGACGAAGGGCCCCGCGCTCCCCGCGCCGCGCGGCGCGGCGGACGGCTGA
- the gcvT gene encoding glycine cleavage system aminomethyltransferase GcvT: MSDTPDTAPLRRTALDAAHRALGATMTDFAGWDMPLRYGSEREEHTAVRERAGLFDLSHMGEITVAGPQAVDLLDFALVGNIGSVNEGRARYTMICREDGGILDDLIVYRTGADTYLVVANASNAQTVLDALRERAAGFDAEVRDDRDAYALLAVQGPAAARILAKITDADLDGLKYYAGLPGSAGGVAVMIARTGYTGEDGFELFCAPADAPKLWGALFAAGTGSGMVPCGLACRDTLRLEAGMPLYGHELSTALTPFDAGLGRVVKFEKTSNEGRFVGREALEAAAEKAASTPPRKLVGLIAAGRRVPRAGYAVVADGQVVGEVTSGAPSPTLGKPLAMAYVDAAHAAPGTEGVGVDIRGKQEPYEVVALPFYKRQK; the protein is encoded by the coding sequence ATGAGCGACACGCCAGACACCGCCCCCCTCCGCAGGACCGCGCTCGACGCCGCGCACCGCGCGCTCGGCGCGACGATGACCGACTTCGCCGGCTGGGACATGCCGCTGCGCTACGGCAGCGAGCGCGAGGAGCACACAGCGGTGCGCGAGCGCGCCGGGCTCTTCGACCTCTCCCACATGGGCGAGATCACCGTCGCGGGGCCGCAGGCCGTAGACCTCCTCGACTTCGCGCTCGTCGGCAACATCGGCTCCGTGAACGAGGGCCGCGCCCGCTACACGATGATCTGCCGCGAGGACGGCGGCATCCTCGACGACCTCATCGTCTACCGCACCGGTGCCGACACCTACCTCGTCGTCGCCAACGCCTCCAACGCGCAGACCGTCCTCGACGCGCTGCGGGAGCGCGCGGCCGGTTTCGACGCCGAGGTGCGCGACGACCGGGACGCGTACGCGCTCCTCGCCGTGCAGGGTCCGGCGGCGGCCCGCATCCTCGCGAAGATCACCGACGCGGACCTCGACGGGCTCAAGTACTACGCGGGCCTGCCCGGCTCCGCGGGTGGCGTCGCGGTCATGATCGCGCGCACCGGCTACACGGGCGAGGACGGTTTCGAGCTGTTCTGCGCCCCTGCCGACGCGCCGAAGCTGTGGGGCGCGCTCTTCGCGGCGGGGACCGGGTCCGGCATGGTGCCGTGCGGGCTGGCCTGCCGCGACACGCTGCGGCTCGAAGCCGGGATGCCGCTGTACGGGCACGAGCTGAGCACCGCGCTCACGCCGTTCGACGCGGGCCTCGGGCGCGTCGTGAAGTTCGAGAAGACGTCGAACGAGGGCCGTTTCGTCGGCCGCGAGGCACTGGAGGCCGCCGCCGAGAAGGCCGCGAGCACCCCGCCGCGCAAGCTCGTCGGGCTGATCGCCGCGGGGCGTCGGGTCCCGCGCGCCGGGTACGCGGTCGTGGCGGACGGGCAGGTCGTCGGCGAGGTCACCTCGGGTGCCCCGTCCCCGACGCTCGGCAAGCCCCTCGCGATGGCCTACGTGGACGCCGCGCACGCCGCGCCGGGCACGGAGGGCGTCGGCGTCGACATCCGGGGCAAGCAGGAGCCGTACGAGGTCGTGGCGCTGCCCTTCTACAAGCGGCAGAAGTAG
- the gcvH gene encoding glycine cleavage system protein GcvH: protein MSNPTNLRYSKEHEWLSAAADGVSTVGITAYAAGQLGDVVYAQLPEVGDSVEAGETCGELESTKSVSDLYSPVNGEVTEVNSDVVEDPSLVNSAPFEGGWLFKVRVSEEPGDLLSAEEYAAFAGSDA, encoded by the coding sequence ATGAGCAACCCCACGAACCTGCGGTACAGCAAAGAGCACGAGTGGCTGTCGGCCGCCGCGGACGGCGTCTCGACGGTCGGCATCACGGCGTACGCCGCCGGTCAGCTCGGTGACGTCGTCTACGCGCAGCTCCCCGAGGTCGGCGACAGCGTCGAGGCGGGCGAGACCTGCGGCGAGCTGGAGTCGACGAAGTCGGTGAGCGACCTGTACTCGCCCGTCAACGGTGAGGTCACCGAGGTCAACTCGGACGTCGTCGAGGACCCCTCGCTCGTCAACTCTGCCCCCTTCGAGGGCGGCTGGCTCTTCAAGGTGCGCGTGAGCGAGGAGCCCGGCGACCTGCTGAGCGCCGAGGAGTACGCGGCCTTCGCCGGCTCCGACGCCTGA
- the glyA gene encoding serine hydroxymethyltransferase produces the protein MSSLLNTPLHELDPEVASAVDAELHRQQSTLEMIASENFAPVAVMEAQGSVLTNKYAEGYPGRRYYGGCEHVDVVEQLAIDRVKALFGAEHANVQPHSGAQANAAAMFALLKPGDTIMGLNLAHGGHLTHGMKINFSGKLYNVVAYHVDEETGRVDMDQVEKLAREARPKLIVAGWSAYPRQLDFAAFRRIADEVGAYLMVDMAHFAGLVAAGLHPSPVPHAHVVTTTTHKTLGGPRGGVILSTAELAKKINSAVFPGQQGGPLEHVIAGKAVAFKVAASDDFKDRQARTLEGARVLAERLVAADVTEHGVSVLSGGTDVHLVLVDLRHSELDGQQAEDRLHEVGITVNRNAVPNDPRPPMVTSGLRIGTPALATRGFGAADFAEVADIIAEALKPGYDAASLRARVTALTEKYPLYPALGA, from the coding sequence TTGTCTTCGCTCCTCAACACCCCGCTCCACGAGCTCGACCCCGAGGTGGCCTCGGCGGTCGACGCCGAGCTGCACCGCCAGCAGTCCACGCTGGAGATGATCGCCTCCGAGAACTTCGCGCCCGTCGCCGTCATGGAGGCGCAGGGCTCGGTGCTCACCAACAAGTACGCCGAGGGCTACCCGGGCCGTCGTTACTACGGCGGCTGCGAGCACGTCGACGTGGTCGAGCAGCTCGCGATCGACCGGGTCAAGGCGCTCTTCGGCGCCGAGCACGCCAACGTGCAGCCGCACTCGGGCGCGCAGGCGAACGCCGCCGCGATGTTCGCGCTGCTCAAGCCGGGCGACACGATCATGGGCCTGAACCTGGCCCACGGCGGTCACCTGACCCACGGCATGAAGATCAACTTCTCCGGCAAGCTTTACAACGTCGTCGCGTACCACGTCGACGAGGAGACCGGCCGGGTCGACATGGACCAGGTCGAGAAGCTGGCGCGCGAGGCGCGGCCGAAGCTCATCGTGGCCGGCTGGTCGGCGTACCCGCGTCAGCTCGACTTCGCCGCGTTCCGCCGGATCGCGGACGAGGTCGGCGCGTACCTCATGGTCGACATGGCGCACTTCGCCGGGCTCGTCGCGGCGGGTCTGCACCCCTCGCCGGTGCCGCACGCGCACGTCGTCACGACGACGACGCACAAGACGCTGGGCGGGCCGCGCGGCGGCGTGATCCTGTCGACGGCCGAGCTGGCGAAGAAGATCAACTCGGCTGTGTTCCCCGGTCAGCAGGGCGGTCCGCTGGAGCACGTGATCGCGGGCAAGGCGGTGGCCTTCAAGGTCGCGGCCTCGGACGACTTCAAGGACCGCCAGGCGCGGACCCTGGAGGGCGCGCGCGTCCTCGCGGAGCGCCTCGTCGCCGCCGACGTCACCGAGCACGGTGTCTCGGTCCTGTCGGGTGGTACGGACGTGCACCTCGTCCTCGTCGACCTGCGCCACTCGGAGCTGGACGGCCAGCAGGCCGAGGACCGACTCCACGAAGTCGGCATCACGGTCAACCGCAACGCGGTCCCGAACGACCCGCGTCCCCCGATGGTCACCTCGGGTCTGCGCATCGGGACCCCGGCGCTCGCGACGCGCGGCTTCGGCGCGGCGGACTTCGCCGAGGTCGCCGACATCATCGCCGAGGCGCTCAAGCCCGGCTACGACGCGGCCTCGCTGCGCGCGCGGGTGACGGCGCTCACCGAGAAGTACCCGCTGTACCCGGCGTTGGGCGCCTGA